A segment of the Bordetella flabilis genome:
TCGCGGACTTGGTGGATTTCGCGGACTTTGCCGCCGCCTTCTTGCGCTGCGCGCGCAGCGGCACGACGCTGTCAGGCATTTCGTCGACCACGCTGAACTCGCGCTCCGGACGCGCGAACTCGTCCCTGTCCTTGATGAGCAGCCACGGGGGCTGGCGTTCCGACTCCCTGCCCTTGAGCCGCACCAGCGCCCAGCGGCCGCGCATCTTCATGCCCTCGACGTCGAACTTCAGATGGCCTTCACGATAGCCCTTGCGCGGGTCGCCCACGGGCGTCCAGGTGCCCTCGTCCCAGATGATGACCTTGCCCGCGCCATACTGGCCCGCCGGAATTTCGCCTTCGAACTGGTTGTAGGCGATGGGATGGTCTTCGACCTGCACCGCCATGCGCTTGACGCTCGGGTCGTAGCAAGGCCCCTTGGGTACGGCCCAGCTTTTCATGGCTCCGTCCAGCTCCAGCCGCAGGTCGTAGTGCAGCCGCGTCGCCCAATGCTTCTGGATGACGAAGGCGCGGGCGGCGGCATTGGCCTTGCCGCCGCCCGCCGGCTCCGAAGTAATGTCGAAGTTCCGTTTTTCGCGGTACTTCCCCAGGGTATCGCCCATTCAAGCGGCCTTGCGCGGGCGGGCCCCGGACCTGGCCGACTTGGCGCTTTTACCGGTCTTGGCGGCGGCCTTTTTGGACGCCGGCTTCTTCGCCGTTTTCGCGGCCTCGGGTTTGGCGTGCTTGCCCTTCAGGCTGCGCTGCAGCAGCTCGGTCAGGTCAATAACGTTATCTCCCAGGTTGGGCGCTTCCTCCTGCGGCTCCAGCACTGTTTCGGTCTTGCCGGCCTCGACCTTCTTCTGCACCAGATCCATCACGACCTGCCTGAATTCGTCCTTGAACTCATCGGGATTCCAGTCACCGGACATATCGTCGACCAGCATCTTGGCCATCTTCTGTTCGCGCGGATTCGCGCTCATCGACTTGGCGCCCACCGACGGCAGGTCCAGGTCGTCCATGGCTTTCACCTCGTCGCCCCAGCGCATCAGGTTCAACACCAGCGCGTCGCCGGCCGGCACCAGCGCGGCCAGGTGCTGCTTGGTCTGGATGACAACCTTGGCGATGCCGATCTTTCCGGTCTTGGCCAGGGTGTCGCGCAATAGCGCATAAACCTTGTGGCCCTTGTTGATCGGTTCGATGTAATAAGGCCGCTCCAGGTAGACGAACGACACCTGGGACGCCGGCACGAAGCGCTGGATCTCGATAGTCTGCGTCGTGCGGGGATAGGCTTCGTTGATTTCTTCCGGCGAGACGATGACGTACTTGCCGTCCTCGTACTCGATGCCCTTGACGATGTTGTCCTTGTCGATTTCCTTGCCGGTCCGCTTGTTGATGCGCTTGTAGCCGACGGGGTCCATGGTGCGCTTGTCCAGCCAGTCGAAATCCACGCCGGATGCGGTCGCGGCGGTATGCAGGCCGACCGGGATGTTGACCAGGCCAAACGAGATGGCACCCTTCCAGATCGTTCGTGTAGACGTGGCCATGGCAGCTCCTGTGGAAGGGGCGGCTGCAGCCGCCCGCGCGCGGTCAGTAATCCTCCACATTTAGCAATTGCCATGCCGGATCGCGCCGGTGGATGCCGGCGGCCATGCCGAGGAGGTCCCGGAAGGCCCGCGCGGGACGGCGGTTCGAAAGTAATGCCGCGCAGGCGGAGCGGCCTGCGCCCGGGCGGCGACCGCGATCAGGCCCCCTGCCGCACCACGTTGGCCAATGCTTCTCCCCGCGCCAGGCGGTCGATATTCGCCGCGATGAAGCCATATCGGCGCCAGGGCAAATCGGTGGTCCAGGCCGAAACGTGCGGCGTGGCGACCACATTGGGCAGATCCAGGAACGGCCGTGATGACGGCGCTACGTGGTCCTCGCCACCCATGGGGTAGCGATACCACACGTCCAGCGCGGCGCCGCCGATCACGCCATCGCGCAAGGCGGCGTACAGGTCTTCCTCCCGCGCGATTTCCGCGCGCGATACGTTGATCAACACCGCGTCGCGCCGCATGCGCGCCAGTGTCCGGGTGTTGAACATGCCGCGCGTATCCGCCGTCAACGGGCAACTGATCACGACAAAGTGGGCCGGCTCCAGCGCCTGTTCCCAATCCCCCGGCGTGTAAAGCCGATCGACCAGCCCTGGCGGCGGATGGGCGTGCCCGTCCACGCCCAGCACGGACATGCCGAAGGCGCGCGCCCGCGTGGCGATGGCGCCGCCGATCCGGCCCAGGCCCACCAGCAGCAGCGTCTTTCCGTACAGCTCGGCATGGGGCGGCCGCTCGCGGTACAGGTCCGACCAGGCGTCCGCGCTGAAACGCGCCCTGAGATCCCGCAGCCGGATCTGCCATTCCAGCATCGCCAGGCAGGCATATTCGGCGATCGGGATCTCGTGCTCGAATACATTGCAGATGGTGGCGGCGGCCGGCACGCTGGCCATGTCGATGCCGTCCAGCCCGGCGCCGGGCACATGGAGCAGGCGGAACGGCGGGGGGTTGCCCTGGCGAGCGAAGCGCAGGGATACCACCACATCCCCGGCGGCGATGCGGTGATCGTGCTCGGAGGAAAATGCGGCCTCGCGCGGCAAAGGGATGATGTGCGCGTCGCAGGACAGTCGCGCGGCCAGTTTTTCCCGATGCGTGGCGGCTTCGCCCACCAGAAAGACGTTCACGGAAAGACTCCAATCGGGATGCGGCATGCCGGCCGCGCCGTCCGCCGATGCGCGGAGGTCATGGCAGGAAACCAGTGGAAATCCACGGCACGGCCGCGATGACCAGCACGCCGACGAACAAGGCCAGCATGTAGCCGGCAATGGGTCGCATGCCCGCGTCCGGAGATGCCTTGCCTATGGCCGATGCCACGTAGTACCCCACGCCGAACGGCGGCGCAAAAAGGCCTATGCCCATGGAAAGGATGACAACCATCGCATAGTGCACCTCGTTCACCCCGACCTGCTGCGCGATGGGGAACAGCAAGGGTCCGAACAGCACAATGGCCGGCACGCCTTCCAGCACGCTGCCCAGCACGATGAACAAGACGATGGACACCGCCAGGAACCCGAACTTGCCCCCGGGCAGGCCGGCCATGAGCGCGGCCAGGTCGCTGGAAAAACCGGAACGCGTCAGGCACCAGGCCATCGCGGTGGCGGTGCCGATGATCAGGAGAATGGCCCCGGAAAGCGCCGCCGTCTCGATCAAGATGGGAACCAGTCGCGCCCAATCGCAGCCACGTTGCACCAGCAAGGCGATGAGCAGGGCATAGACGATACCGATGGTGGACACCTCGGTGGCCGTCGCCACGCCATCCACGACGGCGAAGCGGATCAGGAAGGGAAGCACCAGTGCCGGCAGCGCCGCCCGCAGCGAGCGCCCTACGGCGTGCCGTCCCGGCCAGGCGGCGCCCGCCAGGTCTTCCTTGCTGTAGCGTCGCCATACCACCACGCAAAGGGCCACCGCCAGCAAGGCGCCCGGCAGCAGGCCGCCGGTGAACAAGGCAGCAATGGAAACACCCGTGACAGAGCCAATGGTGATCAGCACTATGCTGGGGGGTATGGTCTCGGTCTGCGCCGCGGTGGCGGCCAGCAGCGCGACCAGGTCGCCCTCCTTGGCGCCGCGCTTCTTCATCTCCGGGAACAACGCGGGAGCCACGGCGGCCATATCGGCGGCCTTGGCGCCCGATATGCCGGAGACCAGGTACATCGCGCCGATCAACACATAGGCCAGGCCACCGCGCCGATGGCCGATCAGGTTGGCCAGGAAAGCCACCATGCGCTGCGCCATGCCCGTCATCTCGATCAGCAGGCCCAGGAATATGAACAGCGGCACCGCAAGCAGGATCAGGTGCGACATGCCCTCGTCCATGCGTCCCACCATGGTTTCCAGCGGAATGCGCGTGGTCAGGGCCAGGTAGCCGAAGGTCGCCAGGCCGAAGCCGAACGCAATGGGAACACCGGCGAATACGGTCAGCACCACCACGCCCAGGAAGAAGATCAGCAGATTGAGCTTGCCCAGGCCGCTGAAAAGCGGCTGCGCGCCCCAGAACGCCAGCGCGATCAAGGCGATGGTCGCCAACGCGGCGCCAGCCACCCGGCGGTCGGCCACCCGCGCCAGGCGCAAGGCGTTGGCGGCGAGCATCAGCGCCACCCCGACCGACAGCGCGGCGGCGCGCCAGCTGCCGGAGATCTCCAGTGCCGGACTGGTAAAGGCGCCCTGCTTGTTGGCGAAGTGGATCGCCGGGGCCAGTACGAGCGCCAGGAACAGCAGCGCCGCACCGGCCGCCACGGCGTCCAGGTAGGCTCGCGCCTGGGGACCGCACTTGGCCACCAGGGCCGTCATGCGCATGTGCTCGCCGCGCTGGATCGCCACCGCCGAGCCCAGCGCGGACAGCCACAGGAACAGGATGGACGCGGCCTCGTCGGTCCAGGTAATCGGCATGTGCAAGGCATAGCGTGCCACGATGCCGGTGAACAGGATGACGACTTCGGCGACCACAAGGACGGCCGCCGGATACTCCACCAGCCAGCGCCATCCGGCATCGACTCGCGCGCCATGGCGGTCCCGCCGCGGGTCGCCGCGCGCCTTGGTATCCGTGTACAGGGATGCGGTACTCATGAGAGCTTCCCGACAGCGGCTTCCAGGGTTTCCCAGGCCTGCGCGCCGAACTTCGCCTTCCAGTCGGTGTAGAAGCCGGCCTTGCGCAACACGTCGCGAAACGGCGCCGGCTCGGCCTGGTTCACTTGCAGCCCGCGTTGCGCCAGGCTCGCGCTGAGCGAGTCGTTCAGTTGCGCGATATCGGCGCGCTGTTGCGTGGCCAGGTCGTTGAAGCCGCGGCTGACGACGGCTTGGAGGTCCGGGGGCAGGCTATCCCAGGCGCCGCCGTTGACGACGATCCATGAGCCGTCCCAGATATGGTTGGTCAGCGAGCAGAACTTCTGCACCTCGTAGAACTTGGCCGTATCGGTCACCACCAGCGGATTCTCCTGGCCTTGTACGACGCCGGTCTGCAAGGCCGTGTAGACCTCCGCCAGGTTGATGCTGGTGGGTGCGGCGCCCAAGGCCTTGAACAATGAGATGTACAGCGGGCTGACGGGGACGCGTATCTTCAGGTTCGCCAGGTCGGCAGGAACGGAGATGGGCCGGCTGCTGGTGGTGATTTCACGAAAACCGTTGTCCCATATCCGGTCCACGGCATGCAGGCCTTTCTTGGCGAATGCCGCGCGCACGAAGGCGCCCAGCTTGCCGTCCATGGCGGACCAGACGGTGGCGTAATCCTGGAAAATGAAACCGAGTCCGCTGATCGCGGCATGCGGCACCAGCGTCGACATAATGATGCCGCCGGTGGTGAACATCTCGATGCCGCCGGAATAGACCTGTGAAAGGAGATCGTTATCGCCGCCCAGTTGGCTGTTCGGGAACACGCCGATGTCCACCTGGCCCTTGCTCTGCTGCCTGATCCAGGCGGCCGCCTCCACGGCACGCTTGTGAATGGGGTGGCTGGGCGGAAAGCCGTGCCCGAACTTCCAGGAAAACTCGGCGGTGGCGGCGCGCGCGCCGGGAAAGGCGGCGCCCAGTGCCACCGCCCCGGCGGCCTTCATCAACTGTCTGCGGGATATCTGCATTGATTGTCTCCTGTACAGCGGCCGTTTCAGTTCTATTTTGTTGCTCCCGACTCGCGGGGCCCAGGCTCGCCGGCGGCCGGTCAGCCGGGACGCTGGCCCTCCCACGCGGCATCCAGGATGCCGCGCACCGCTTCCATGGTGACCGGGCCGGGGTTGTAACCCTCGTCCGTCTCCACCGTAATCCTTGCTGCGGCATCCAGCGCCGAGCGATCCAGGCCGGTGTCCGTCAGCCCCATGCGGACATGGAGGGCGCGCGCAAGATCGTAGATGCCGGCGCCCAGGCTAGCCGCGCCCATGGCGTCGGCCAGCCGCCGCAGGGGCTGCGGAGCATAGGCGCTGTTGTAGTGCGCCACATAGGGCAGTACCAGCGTATGGGACAGGCCATGCGGAATGTTGAAGCTGCCGCCCAGCACATGCGCAAGGCCATGCTGCAGCGCGAAACCTCCCGTCAGCGCCACGCCGCCCAGGTAGGCGCCATACAGAAGTTCCGCCCGCGCATGGATATCGTGGGGCTGCGTCACCACGCGCGGAGCCGCTTGCGCGATCACGCGGGCGCCTTCGATGGCGGCCAGCACCGTCACGGGATCCACCGTCGGCACGTAGATGGCATCCACGCAGTGCGCCAGGGCATTGAGGGCGCTGGCCGCGCTCACATCCACGGGCAGCCCCAGGGTAAGCTGTGGGTCGTAGAGCACCGTGGCAGCCAGCATGTTCAGGCTCGTATGCATGCGCTTCACGCCATCGATGGTGATGCCGCAGAAACCGGTGACTTCCGAACCCGAGTACGTCGTCGGGATGGCGATGATGGGCAGGCCCAGTTCGAGCGAGATGCCCTTGCCCAGGCCGATGGCCGCGCCGCCGCCCGCGCTGATGATGCAATCGGCGTCCGTCGCGCGTGCCGCGGCGCGCCCACGACGCGCCAGTTCAATGGGCACCTGGGAAACGGCCTCCGGCCATAGACCCGCGCAGCGGTCGCCCAATAGCGCGGCCACGCGGTCGCCCAGTGCGCTGCGGCCCGGCGTGGTGACCACCAGCGCGCGGCGGCCGCCCAGCCGCGCCACCTCGTCCGCGATGCCGTTCACGCTGCCCTCGGCGAACACGACACGGGAAGGCACGGCGTTGTAGACGCCGCCTGGCGTTGCGAATTTCATGGTGATCCCCTACCAGTCGACGATGGTGCCGTCATCCAGCACGGCACCGGTGGCATGCATGACTTCCTGCTTGAAGGGATGCCGGGCCGCTTCCTTTTCGTTGATCTCCACGCCCAGCCCGGGCGCATGCGGCACTTCCCAATAAGTGCCGATCCGCTTGAGCGGCGTCTGCACTACGTCGTCATACCAGGGCACGGCGCCGCTCATTTCTTCCTGTATCACGAAGTTCGGCGTGGATACGTCGTAGTGCAGCGCCGCCACGCCGGCAATCGGACCGTTGGGATTGTGCGGCGCGATACCGATCAGCTCGGCTTCGGCGACGGCGGCGATACGTTTGCCTTCCAGCAGCCCGCCGGTGTGGTTCAGGTCCGGTTGGGCGACGTGGAGCGCCTTGCCGGTCAGCACGGGCATGAACTCATGCAGTCCGACCAGCCGTTCGCCTGACGCGATGGGACATGGCGAGCGCAGCGCGACTTCGCGCAGCGCGGCCGTATCGCCGGGCTGCACGGGCTCTTCGCAGAACATCGGACGGTAAGGAGCAAGCTCCTGGATGAAGCCGAGCGCGGCCGCGATGGAGCCAGGACGCCCATGGAAGTCGACCATGATGTCGACCCCATCGCCCACGGCGCTGCGCACCGTTTCCATCAGCCTGCCGACATGCTTGCGCGCACCGACCGAGGCGACGTGGTTGCCATACGGTATGAACACCACTTTCAGGGCGTCGTAGCCCTTCTCCACCACTTGAAGCGCGCTATCGCGCAGCTTGCCATGGTCGAAGGTTTCATACACCGCCTTCATGTCGCCCAGTCCCAGGTGGGTGTACAGCCTCACCTTCTCGCGCACCTTGCCGCCCAGCAGGCGCCAGACCGGCACGTTCAGGCTTTTGGCATGGATATCCCACAGCGCGTGTTCGATACCGCTGATCGCAGTGACACCGATGATTCCCAGCTTGTAATAGCTGTGTTTGTGCATGGCACGCACGCATTGTTCGATGTCGCGCGGATCGCGGCCGACCAGCAATTGTTCCAGGTCTTCGACCGCGCCGGTCACGGCGCGTGTCTTCCAGTTCAGGCTGGCTTCGC
Coding sequences within it:
- a CDS encoding Ku protein, with amino-acid sequence MATSTRTIWKGAISFGLVNIPVGLHTAATASGVDFDWLDKRTMDPVGYKRINKRTGKEIDKDNIVKGIEYEDGKYVIVSPEEINEAYPRTTQTIEIQRFVPASQVSFVYLERPYYIEPINKGHKVYALLRDTLAKTGKIGIAKVVIQTKQHLAALVPAGDALVLNLMRWGDEVKAMDDLDLPSVGAKSMSANPREQKMAKMLVDDMSGDWNPDEFKDEFRQVVMDLVQKKVEAGKTETVLEPQEEAPNLGDNVIDLTELLQRSLKGKHAKPEAAKTAKKPASKKAAAKTGKSAKSARSGARPRKAA
- a CDS encoding 2-hydroxyacid dehydrogenase; its protein translation is MNVFLVGEAATHREKLAARLSCDAHIIPLPREAAFSSEHDHRIAAGDVVVSLRFARQGNPPPFRLLHVPGAGLDGIDMASVPAAATICNVFEHEIPIAEYACLAMLEWQIRLRDLRARFSADAWSDLYRERPPHAELYGKTLLLVGLGRIGGAIATRARAFGMSVLGVDGHAHPPPGLVDRLYTPGDWEQALEPAHFVVISCPLTADTRGMFNTRTLARMRRDAVLINVSRAEIAREEDLYAALRDGVIGGAALDVWYRYPMGGEDHVAPSSRPFLDLPNVVATPHVSAWTTDLPWRRYGFIAANIDRLARGEALANVVRQGA
- a CDS encoding TRAP transporter large permease subunit, producing MSTASLYTDTKARGDPRRDRHGARVDAGWRWLVEYPAAVLVVAEVVILFTGIVARYALHMPITWTDEAASILFLWLSALGSAVAIQRGEHMRMTALVAKCGPQARAYLDAVAAGAALLFLALVLAPAIHFANKQGAFTSPALEISGSWRAAALSVGVALMLAANALRLARVADRRVAGAALATIALIALAFWGAQPLFSGLGKLNLLIFFLGVVVLTVFAGVPIAFGFGLATFGYLALTTRIPLETMVGRMDEGMSHLILLAVPLFIFLGLLIEMTGMAQRMVAFLANLIGHRRGGLAYVLIGAMYLVSGISGAKAADMAAVAPALFPEMKKRGAKEGDLVALLAATAAQTETIPPSIVLITIGSVTGVSIAALFTGGLLPGALLAVALCVVVWRRYSKEDLAGAAWPGRHAVGRSLRAALPALVLPFLIRFAVVDGVATATEVSTIGIVYALLIALLVQRGCDWARLVPILIETAALSGAILLIIGTATAMAWCLTRSGFSSDLAALMAGLPGGKFGFLAVSIVLFIVLGSVLEGVPAIVLFGPLLFPIAQQVGVNEVHYAMVVILSMGIGLFAPPFGVGYYVASAIGKASPDAGMRPIAGYMLALFVGVLVIAAVPWISTGFLP
- a CDS encoding TRAP transporter substrate-binding protein — translated: MQISRRQLMKAAGAVALGAAFPGARAATAEFSWKFGHGFPPSHPIHKRAVEAAAWIRQQSKGQVDIGVFPNSQLGGDNDLLSQVYSGGIEMFTTGGIIMSTLVPHAAISGLGFIFQDYATVWSAMDGKLGAFVRAAFAKKGLHAVDRIWDNGFREITTSSRPISVPADLANLKIRVPVSPLYISLFKALGAAPTSINLAEVYTALQTGVVQGQENPLVVTDTAKFYEVQKFCSLTNHIWDGSWIVVNGGAWDSLPPDLQAVVSRGFNDLATQQRADIAQLNDSLSASLAQRGLQVNQAEPAPFRDVLRKAGFYTDWKAKFGAQAWETLEAAVGKLS
- a CDS encoding maleylacetate reductase encodes the protein MKFATPGGVYNAVPSRVVFAEGSVNGIADEVARLGGRRALVVTTPGRSALGDRVAALLGDRCAGLWPEAVSQVPIELARRGRAAARATDADCIISAGGGAAIGLGKGISLELGLPIIAIPTTYSGSEVTGFCGITIDGVKRMHTSLNMLAATVLYDPQLTLGLPVDVSAASALNALAHCVDAIYVPTVDPVTVLAAIEGARVIAQAAPRVVTQPHDIHARAELLYGAYLGGVALTGGFALQHGLAHVLGGSFNIPHGLSHTLVLPYVAHYNSAYAPQPLRRLADAMGAASLGAGIYDLARALHVRMGLTDTGLDRSALDAAARITVETDEGYNPGPVTMEAVRGILDAAWEGQRPG
- a CDS encoding enolase C-terminal domain-like protein: MPSVQSAAPESGSRIKIVSVRTIVVNAEMRNWIFVKVQTDQDGLYGWGEASLNWKTRAVTGAVEDLEQLLVGRDPRDIEQCVRAMHKHSYYKLGIIGVTAISGIEHALWDIHAKSLNVPVWRLLGGKVREKVRLYTHLGLGDMKAVYETFDHGKLRDSALQVVEKGYDALKVVFIPYGNHVASVGARKHVGRLMETVRSAVGDGVDIMVDFHGRPGSIAAALGFIQELAPYRPMFCEEPVQPGDTAALREVALRSPCPIASGERLVGLHEFMPVLTGKALHVAQPDLNHTGGLLEGKRIAAVAEAELIGIAPHNPNGPIAGVAALHYDVSTPNFVIQEEMSGAVPWYDDVVQTPLKRIGTYWEVPHAPGLGVEINEKEAARHPFKQEVMHATGAVLDDGTIVDW